In Populus trichocarpa isolate Nisqually-1 chromosome 12, P.trichocarpa_v4.1, whole genome shotgun sequence, a genomic segment contains:
- the LOC7484770 gene encoding uncharacterized protein LOC7484770, which yields MVSDSINASIPSVPKDFGKKKRANRSAKLKQCKLDARREQWLSQATVKNRGCKEELMGPRGSPQHIHEEGRKNPLENLQMRQQGRGVGEDEDENGSIHRDFDMDSPSNSPTGSSVLGGNDSSTNFTASSSGSSTSGSSGGCCSGSITDEDDEGDDSCLDDWEALADALAANDYDNKQENHNDDNNPCLELQSSPEHEPVVQLDCNSCNLGSNHENLTRERRIPSRVTPGNGRAWRPDDALRPQSLPNLSKQRSFPNTDRHYGRGMHAWVCASGVNVPSACPICTEDLDFTDASFLPCSCGFQVCLFCYNKMLELDGRCPNCRELYKNDSVEVEAIVPGSNLTLRLDRSCSMRS from the exons ATGGTTTCCGATTCAATCAACGCTTCAATTCCTTCTGTCCCGAAAGATTTCGGCAAGAAGAAGAGG GCCAATAGGTCAGCCAAATTGAAACAGTGCAAGCTTGATGCTCGTCGCGAGCAATGGCTCTCTCaag ctaCTGTGAAGAATAGGGGATGCAAGGAGGAATTAATGGGCCCACGAGGGTCGCCACAACATATTCATGAAGAGGGAAGGAAGAATCCGTTAGAAAATTTGCAGATGAGGCAGCAAGGAAGAGGAGTAGGGGAGGATGAGGATGAAAATGGGTCGATCCATCGTGATTTTGATATGGATTCACCTTCAAATAGTCCTACTGGCAGCAGTGTCCTAGGTGGCAATGATTCAAGCACCAATTTTACTGCTTCCAGCAGTGGCAGCAGTACTAGTGGAAGTAGCGGTGGTTGTTGCTCTGGTAGCATAACGGACGAGGATGACGAAGGGGATGATAGTTGCCTGGATGATTGGGAGGCTTTGGCGGATGCTTTAGCTGCCAATGACTATGATAATAAACAAGAAAACCATAATGATGATAACAATCCATGTTTGGAATTGCAGTCTTCACCGGAGCATGAACCTGTTGTTCAATTGGATTGTAATTCGTGCAACTTGGGTTCTAATCATGAGAATTTGACGCGGGAGAGAAGGATCCCATCAAGAGTGACTCCTGGGAATGGTCGGGCTTGGAGGCCGGATGATGCACTTCGTCCACAGAGTCTTCCTAATTTGTCCAAGCAGCGGAGCTTTCCGAATACTGATAGGCATTATGGACGGGGAATGCATGCATGGGTTTGTGCTAGTGGTGTTAATGTGCCATCTGCATGTCCTATATGTACAGAAGATTTGGACTTCACAGATGCGAGTTTCCTGCCATGTTCATGTGGGTTTCAGGTCTGCCTTTTCTGCTACAACAAAATGCTTGAGCTGGATGGCCGCTGTCCGAACTGCAGGGAACTGTATAAGAATGATTCTGTGGAGGTGGAGGCCATTGTGCCCGGAAGTAATCTGACTTTAAGGTTGGATCGTTCTTGTAGCATGAGGTCATAG
- the LOC7484772 gene encoding coatomer subunit alpha-1, translating into MLTKFETKSNRVKGLSFHSKRPWILASLHSGVIQLWDYRMGTLIDRFDEHDGPVRGVHFHKSQPLFVSGGDDYKIKVWNYKLHRCLFTLLGHLDYIRTVQFHHEYPWIVSASDDQTIRIWNWQSRTCISVLTGHNHYVMCASFHPKEDLVVSASLDQTVRVWDIGALRKKTVSPADDIMRLTQMNTDLFGGVDAVVKYVLEGHDRGVNWAAFHPTLPLIVSGADDRQVKLWRMNDTKAWEVDTLRGHMNNVSCVMFHAKQDIIVSNSEDKSIRVWDVTKRTGVQTFRREHDRFWILASHPEMNLLAAGHDSGMIVFKLERERPAFALSGDSLFYTKDRFLRFFEFSTQRDTQVIPIRRPGTTSLNQSPRTLSYSPTENAVLICSDVDGGSYELYVIPKDSIARGDAVPEAKRGAGGSAVFVARNRFAVLDKSSNQVLVKNLKNEVVKKSGLPISCDAIFYAGTGNLLCRAEDRVVIFDLQQRLVLGELQTPFVKYVVWSNDMESVALLSKHAIIIASKKLVHQCTLHETIRVKSGAWDDNGVFIYTTLNHIKYCLPNGDSGIIRTLDVPIYITKISGNTIFCLDRDGKNKPIVIDATEYIFKLSLLKKRYDHVMSMIRNSQLCGQAMIAYLQQKGFPEVALHFVKDERTRFNLALESGNIQIAVASAKEIDEKDHWYRLGVEALRQGNAGIVEYAYQRTKNFERLSFLYLITGNLEKLSKMLRIAEVKNDVMGQFHNALYLGDVRERVKILENAGHLPLAYAAAKVHGLEDVVERLAAELGDDIPSFPKGKEPSLLMPPAPIMCGGDWPLLRVMKGIFEGGLDNMVRGGADEDEEEAADGDWGEELDMVDAVGLQNGDVTAILEDGEAAEENEEEEGGWDLEDLELPPEADTPRASVSARSSVFVAPTPGMPVSQIWIQRSSLAAEHAAAGNFDTAMRLLNRQLGIKNFVPLKPMFLDLHSGSHTYLRAFSSTPVISLAVERGWNKSASPNVRAPPALVFDFSQLEEKLKAGYKATTAGKFTEALKLFLSILHTIPLIVVDSRREVDEVKELIIIVKEYVLGLQMELKRREMKDNPVRQQELAAYFTHCNLQAPHLRLALQNAMTVCFKNKNLATAANFARRLLETNPPNENQARSARQVLAASERNMTDAAQLNYDFRNPFVVCGATYVPIYRGQKDVSCPYCGSRFVPSHEGQLCTVCDLAVVGADASGLLCSPSQIR; encoded by the exons ATGTTGACCAAGTTTGAGACCAAGAGTAATAGAGTGAAGGGGCTGAGTTTCCACAGTAAGAGACCATGGATCCTTGCTAGTCTCCACAGTGGTGTGATCCAGCTATGGGACTATCGTATGGGCACTCTCATCGATCGCTTTGATGAGCATGATGGCCCTGTTCGTGGTGTTCATTTCCATAAATCTCAACCTCTTTTTGTCTCTGGAG GTGATGATTACAAGATTAAAGTCTGGAACTACAAATTGCATAGGTGTCTGTTTACACTTCTTGGACATCTTGATTACATTCGTACCGTGCAGTTTCATCATGAATACCCATGGATCGTGAGTGCCAGTGATGATCAGACCATCCGCATTTGGAACTGGCAGTCTCGTACTTGCATTTCTGTGTTGACAGGACACAATCATTATGTGATGTGTGCCTCATTCCACCCTAAAGAAGACCTTGTTGTTTCTGCATCTCTGGATCAGACTGTTCGTGTTTGGGATATTGGTGCTTTGAGAAAAAAGACGGTGTCCCCTGCTGATGACATCATGAGGCTTACACAGATGAACACTGATCTTTTTGGTGGTGTTGATGCTGTTGTTAAGTATGTTTTGGAGGGCCATGACAGAGGAGTCAACTGGGCTGCATTCCACCCAACACTACCTTTGATTGTCTCAGGAGCAGATGATCGCCAAGTAAAGTTGTGGCGCATGAATG ACACAAAGGCCTGGGAAGTGGACACGTTAAGAGGACACATGAACAATGTGTCATGTGTTATGTTCCATGCCAAGCAGGATATAATTGTATCAAATTCAGAGGATAAAAGCATTCGTGTCTGGGATGTAACTAAACGAACTGGTGTTCAAACTTTCCGTCGAGAACATGACCGATTCTGGATCCTTGCATCTCATCCTGAGATGAATCTTCTGGCTGCAGGTCATGACAGTGGCATGATTGTCTTtaagttagagagagaaaggccTGCTTTTGCTTTAAGTGGTGATTCTTTGTTCTATACTAAAGATCGCTTTTTACGGTTTTTTGAGTTTTCAACTCAAAGAGATACACAAGTAATTCCCATCCGACGACCTGGCACCACAAGCCTGAATCAAAGTCCAAGAACTCTTTCGTACAGTCCTACAGAAAATGCTGTTCTTATCTGCTCGGATGTGGATGGAGGATCTTATGAGTTATATGTCATTCCTAAAGACAGCATTGCTAGGGGTGATGCTGTGCCAGAGGCAAAGAGAGGTGCTGGTGGATCTGCTGTCTTTGTGGCTCGGAATAGGTTTGCTGTGCTTGATAAGAGCAGCAATCAAGTCCTAGTTAAGAACCTCAAGAATGAAGTTGTCAAAAAGAGTGGTCTTCCTATCAGTTGTGATGCTATATTCTATGCTGGGACAGGTAACTTGCTTTGCAGGGCAGAGGATAGGGTGGTCATATTTGATCTCCAGCAGAGGCTTGTTCTCGGGGAGTTGCAGACACCTTTTGTCAAGTATGTTGTTTGGTCCAATGACATGGAAAGTGTTGCCTTGCTAAGCAAACATGCCATCATCATTGCTAGCAAGAAGCTTGTCCACCAATGCACCCTCCATGAAACAATCCGTGTAAAGAGTGGAGCTTGGGATGATAATGGTGTTTTCATTTACACAACtttaaatcatatcaaataCTGCCTGCCTAATGGAGATAGTGGTATAATTAGAACCCTTGATGTCCCAATATATATCACTAAGATTTCTGGAAATACTATCTTTTGCTTAGATCGGGATGGGAAGAATAAGCCTATTGTTATTGATGCTACAGAATACATCTTTAAACTGTCTCTGCTGAAGAAGAGATATGATCATGTTATGAGCATGATAAGGAACTCACAGCTTTGTGGTCAGGCAATGATTGCTTATTTGCAACAGAAGGGGTTCCCAGAAGTCGCTCTGCATTTTGTGAAAGATGAGAGAACTAGGTTTAATTTGGCTTTAGAGAGTGGAAATATTCAGATTGCTGTGGCTTCAGCAAAGGAAATTGATGAGAAAGACCACTGGTATAGGTTGGGGGTTGAAGCTCTTCGCCAAGGGAATGCAGGTATAGTTGAATATGCCTACCAGAGGACAAAAAATTTTGAGAGGTTATCTTTCCTTTATCTCATAACTGGTAATTTAGAAAAGCTGTCCAAGATGCTTAGAATTGCTGAAGTTAAGAATGATGTCATGGGTCAGTTTCACAATGCCTTGTACCTGGGTGATGTCAGAGAACGTGTTAAGATCTTGGAGAATGCTGGCCATCTGCCACTTGCTTATGCCGCAGCTAAGGTCCATGGGCTGGAGGATGTTGTGGAACGTCTAGCAGCTGAGTTGGGAGATGATATTCCATCTTTTCCCAAGGGTAAAGAACCATCCCTTCTGATGCCCCCAGCCCCTATTATGTGTGGTGGTGATTGGCCTCTTCTGAGAGTCATGAAAGGTATATTTGAAGGTGGGCTGGATAATATGGTCAGAGGTGGTGCTGATGAGGATGAAGAAGAAGCTGCTGATGGTGATTGGGGCGAGGAACTGGACATGGTCGACGCGGTTGGTTTACAAAATGGGGATGTCACCGCAATTTTGGAGGATGGGGAAGCAGCTGAAGAAAATGAAGAGGAGGAGGGAGGATGGGACCTTGAAGATCTGGAGCTACCTCCCGAGGCAGACACGCCAAGGGCTTCTGTGAGTGCCCGCTCATCAGTTTTTGTTGCTCCAACTCCTGGTATGCCTGTAAGCCAGATTTGGATTCAGAGATCTTCACTTGCTGCTGAACACGCCGCGGCTGGCAATTTCGACACTGCCATGCGACTACTCAACAGGCAACTTGGAATTAAAAACTTTGTGCCTTTAAAACCCATGTTTCTTGATCTTCACTCAGGCAGCCATACCTATTTACGTGCATTTTCATCTACCCCAGTGATTTCACTGGCTGTTGAACGGGGATGGAACAAGTCTGCTAGCCCCAATGTTAGGGCCCctccagctctggttttcgacTTCTCTCAATTGGAAGAGAAGCTTAAGGCTGGTTACAAAGCCACGACAGCTGGGAAATTTACCGAGGCACTTAAACTCTTTCTTAGCATTCTTCACACAATTCCTCTGATAGTTGTTGACTCGAGGAGGGAAGTTGATGAAGTCAAGGAATTGATTATTATAGTCAAAGAGTATGTTTTGGGTCTGCAAATGGAGCTCAAGAGGAGGGAGATGAAAGACAATCCAGTACGCCAACAAGAGCTTGCTGCCTACTTCACACACTGCAACCTGCAAGCTCCTCACTTGAGGCTTGCGCTTCAAAATGCAATGACTGTCTGCTTCAAGAATAAGAACCTTGCTACGGCAGCTAACTTTGCCAGACGGCTATTGGAGACAAACCCCCCGAATGAGAACCAGGCAAGGTCTGCCAGGCAAGTATTGGCAGCTTCAGAGAGGAATATGACAGATGCTGCTCAGCTGAACTATGATTTTAGAAATCCTTTTGTGGTATGTGGTGCAACATATGTTCCAATTTATCGAGGACAA
- the LOC7484771 gene encoding protein EDS1L yields MGTVKLGENMEIKEVVIQKACSMAMNAHKSPEKQYLSKKIRTSSSEVVFSFPGSWSVNDWFAGTSFGETKMDPQLFPSLKYVGLDVTATVNEVFLNRFKAVLANPQFQIEVEKAATDRRQIVFTGHSSGGAIAILATIWFLEEQIRKSSNWIAPLCLTFGSPLVGDRIINLALRRENWSRYFVNFVMRCDIVPQISLSPLSSINQKLQQVLDYFNQKAQQPPNEAPAFYVTVVKNASSVANYAACKIMGSTNPLLETISSFIELSPYRPLGTYVFCTGNGKLVVSSNPDAVLQVLYYASQLSTGEAREKVEVAQTSLRDHLNYGNDLQEYLKMSIVTCLYQHHPEALPLSSNVGNVERGRVDVALNDLGLSERARLCIHAAEALEKQKLRNQASIEEKQKDIEKCLDKLEAYKKKGALKVGYYDAFKSSEQKEDFHANVERLELAGIWDEIIEMLKRNELPDEFEGRKTWIDLGTRYRRIVEPLDIANYYRHLKNEDTGPYMGKGRPRRYKCTQRWREHAERLPHEVPGSCFWAEVEELCIKTSCQGIKESISHLNTKVKKWIKDGELGVDVLLENSTFNKLLKQHFLTNFSQDLDLRKELHVQGFADA; encoded by the exons ATGGGTACTGTCAAGCTTGGAGAGAACATGGAGATCAAAGAAGTGGTTATCCAGAAAGCATGCTCAATGGCCATGAATGCTCACAAATCTCCAGAGAAGCAATATCTTTCTAAAAAGATTAGAACTTCATCATCTGAAGTTGTCTTTAGCTTTCCTGGATCTTGGTCTGTAAATGATTGGTTTGCTGGAACTTCCTTTGGAGAAACGAAGATGGATCCTCAGCTCTTTCCTTCTCTCAAATATGTTGGTCTTGATGTAACTGCTACTGTAAACGAAGTCTTTCTCAATAGATTCAAAGCAGTTTTGGCTAATCCACAGTTCCAAATTGAG gtGGAAAAAGCTGCGACAGACAGGAGGCAAATTGTATTTACAGGCCACTCTTCAGGAGGGGCAATTGCCATACTGGCAACAATTTGGTTCTTGGAAGAGCAAATTAGAAAAAGCTCCAACTGGATTGCGCCACTCTGTCTGACTTTTGGATCTCCACTTGTTGGTGATCGCATTATAAACCTTGCACTTAGGCGTGAAAACTGGTCTCGCTACTTTGTGAATTTCGTTATGAGATGCGACATTGTTCCTCAGATTTCACTCAGTCCACTCTCTTCCATTAATCAAAAACTGCAGCAAGTTCTTGATTACTTTAATCAAAAAGCGCAACAACCTCCTAATGAAGCTCCAGCTTTCTATGTAACTGTGGTGAAAAATGCATCGTCTGTTGCTAATTATGCTGCCTGTAAGATCATGGGAAGCACGAATCCTTTATTGGAGACTATATCAAGTTTCATTGAACTGAGTCCTTACAGACCCTTAGGGACCTATGTTTTCTGCACAGGAAATGGGAAACTTGTTGTCTCAAGTAACCCAGATGCTGTGCTGCAAGTACTGTACTATGCCTCCCAGTTGAGCACTGGAGAAGCAAGAGAAAAAGTTGAAGTTGCCCAAACAAGCCTAAGAGATCATTTGAACTACGGAAATGACTTGCAAGAATACTTAAAAATGTCAATTGTAACATGTTTATATCAGCATCATCCAGAAGCACTTCCGTTATCTTCGAATGTTGGAAATGTTGAGCGTGGGAGAGTTGATGTGGCCTTGAATGACCTAGGCCTG AGTGAAAGAGCCAGACTGTGCATTCATGCTGCTGAAGCGTTAGAGAAGCAGAAGTTGAGGAACCAGGCATCAATTGAAGAAAAGCAGAAAGATATTGAGAAATGTTTAGATAAGCTAGAAGCGTACAAAAAGAAGGGTGCACTCAAAGTTGGCTATTATGATGCCTTCAAGAGTTCAGAACAAAAGGAGGATTTCCATGCTAATGTAGAGAGGCTTGAGCTAGCAGGTATATGGGATGAAATAATAGAAATGCTGAAAAGGAATGAACTCCCCGATGAGTTTGAGGGCCGGAAGACATGGATAGATCTTGGTACCAGGTATCGTCGCATTGTTGAACCCTTGGATATTGCTAATTACTATCGACACCTCAAGAATGAAGACACAGGGCCCTATATGGGAAAGGGCAGGCCAAGACGGTATAAATGCACCCAAAGATGGCGGGAGCATGCTGAGCGATTGCCGCATGAAGTTCCAGGATCCTGTTTTTGGGCTGAGGTAGAGGAACTGTGCATTAAAACAAGCTGCCAGGGAATTAAAGAAAGCATTTCTCACCTAAATACCAAAGTCAAAAAGTGGATTAAAGATGGGGAACTGGGTGTTGATGTTCTGTTGGAGAATTCCACCTTTAATAAATTGCTGAAACAACATTTCCTGACAAACTTTTCTCAGGATCTTGACCTAAGGAAGGAGTTGCATGTGCAGGGATTTGCAGATGCGTAA